Proteins encoded in a region of the Methylobacterium radiotolerans JCM 2831 genome:
- a CDS encoding biotin-independent malonate decarboxylase subunit beta — translation MAGDRAARPDPDALSWYEATARQRVLALTDPGSFREFLPPTERRMSPHLPLFDLPRAFDDGIVVGRARLDGEPVLIAAQEGRFMGGAFGEVHGGKLVGLLRAALELRPKAVLILFDTGGVRLQEANAGETAIAETMRAIVEARAAGIPVVGLIGGRAGCYGGGGLIAGTCSRLAVSEGGRISVSGPEVIETNKGAEEFDSRDRALVWRTMGGKHRRLIGGADAFCADTVSAFRAAARDLVGRAPPFDLDTLEAEQARLEARIERFGDCRDATDVWARLGVNDPEAVPAMDTAAFDETVARSPEADHDAR, via the coding sequence CACCGATCCGGGAAGCTTCCGCGAGTTCCTGCCGCCGACGGAGCGGCGGATGAGCCCGCACCTGCCGCTCTTCGATCTGCCCCGCGCCTTCGACGACGGCATCGTGGTCGGCCGCGCGCGCCTGGACGGCGAGCCGGTCCTGATAGCCGCCCAGGAGGGCCGGTTCATGGGAGGCGCCTTCGGCGAGGTGCACGGGGGCAAGCTCGTCGGCCTGCTCCGGGCGGCCCTGGAGCTGAGGCCGAAGGCGGTCCTGATCCTGTTCGACACCGGCGGCGTCCGCCTGCAGGAGGCCAATGCCGGCGAGACGGCCATCGCCGAGACCATGCGGGCCATCGTCGAGGCCCGCGCGGCCGGCATCCCCGTCGTCGGGCTGATCGGCGGCCGGGCCGGCTGCTACGGTGGCGGCGGTCTGATCGCCGGCACCTGCTCGCGGCTCGCCGTGTCGGAAGGCGGGCGGATCTCGGTGTCCGGCCCCGAGGTGATCGAGACCAACAAGGGCGCCGAAGAGTTCGATTCCCGCGACCGAGCCCTGGTCTGGCGGACCATGGGCGGCAAGCACCGCCGCCTGATCGGCGGCGCCGACGCCTTCTGCGCCGACACGGTCTCGGCCTTCCGCGCGGCCGCCCGCGACCTCGTCGGCCGCGCCCCGCCCTTCGACCTGGACACCCTGGAAGCCGAGCAGGCGCGCCTGGAGGCCCGCATCGAGAGGTTCGGCGACTGTCGCGACGCGACCGATGTCTGGGCGCGCCTCGGAGTGAACGATCCCGAGGCCGTGCCCGCGATGGACACGGCCGCCTTCGACGAGACCGTGGCCCGGAGTCCGGAGGCCGACCATGACGCTCGCTGA